The Pleuronectes platessa chromosome 11, fPlePla1.1, whole genome shotgun sequence DNA segment gtaatcatttgggggagtgattaagttggagcctagatgccaaacactaaacctgttgtaatgctgcaataaatgtttgaacgtgagttggCTGACTGAAATTTAGTTTTGGCAGAATTTAGAAGTAAAAGATAAAAGGCCATCCAGGCCTAGCCCAAAACCTAACCAAAACTCAACCCATTTACGTTCGAAATCTGGTTCGTGCTTATACACAAAGTATGGAGGATGGCTTTGGGAACATGACAAGACGTCAGTCTTTTTAGTTTATTATGGCATTACTGAAATTGCAGTTCAACTCTAGGAATTTTTTCTCTATCCTGTGCATCAAAAGCTTAGATGAATGTCAGCTTCCCAGCAAAGCAGGATATGTCAGAGATTTTGTTTTCGTATTCTGATCctaatcctccctgtgttgtaTTTGTGAGTGCGATGGGTGTTGGAGTTGTCCTTATGAGGACAGAAAACAGGTCTCCAATGTAAATGTGAATCACCAAATTTTTACTTTATGGTTACAATTGGTTAGACTTAGGTTAGGCTAAGGAAAGTAATAGTTATCGTTAGATTAAGTCTctaggaaataaatgaaagcgtgtgtttgtgtctgtgtgtgtgcatgagctaGAAGTCAGTTGAAACCGTGAAATAATTTCACATCAGATGAACTGTTATCTGTTAATAAAACTTGGCATTGTGTAAGATGGCTTCACATATCGATGTAAATATGTTCACCaatcccccgccccccccccccccccccccttcgtaTATCTCTTACTCATTAAGCTGCAGTGCAACAGCTGGCATCCTCACTGCACATACTCACAGAGAGGATGTGCAGAGAGTTGGTGGTTGGTGGTTTTGCATCATCCTCTTACACACCACAAAGCTTCCAACTCATTGTAGGACTGTTTGTTTGGATTTGCATGAATGGTCCTTTTTGCTACAACAGAGAGTAACAGAAGTCTGCAGGGTCTGCGGTGTGTAAGGTAAATCATATTTTGGgcaatgcttttattttctgtgagaATATGTAGCAAAAAATGTCATCTGATGTGGGAATATCAACCATCACGTTGACATTTTTAACACTAGCAAACATTGAATAGGCTAAACTGGGAAACAGTATAACTGCCATTTGTTGAATTTGAATTATGCTTTTACAATATCAATCAATGTAATATTATAgtaattgtaattttttgttatatatatttttcttttctgttaatTTTCCTTCTTTCAGAAAGGAAGATCGATATTAATCCAAACCTGTCTCCTaaaaactatgtatttgaaAACAAAGCTAAAATTGTCTTATTGAGCATAGCAGTTAAACATTCAATAACAACATTATCATTTGTTATCCTACAATATAgtgatttttttataatgtacaatggattttttttttttttactttgacagaATTGAATAGAGAACAATGGCTTGACGTTACCATTATAGATATGTTTTGACTGGCCTAGcccaaacataaaaaatgtgcTAGCAACTCTAGCTGACTCATTATAGAGTGTATGTTCATTCAGTGTATGTTCATTGTGAAAAGGTATTTAAATACCAATAAGTCTTATGGCTGGAGCAGTTGTTGTATCTGTCTAGAACCTTGCCGTAGTGTTTTCTCTAAGCCCGGGCTTACAGCTGTGAATTAAGATGTGGTATAAAGCAGGCTTAGGTCTTTGCATGGGCAGGATTGTAATAGACCTGACAATCTGTGATGACAATCCTCCAGGAATTCCAACACAGCCACACCATGGACTGTTGTTTATCAAGAAAGACCTCTAACACATTCCTTGCAAAAGTGTCACCTTTACATTTCTGATCATGTAGAGATTTTGGTAGGTGTATTTTTTAACATAGAACCATTCGTAGGCCTTTTGCTAAATTAGTCTTCCAGCATCTTCACACCAAcactagaaaaacaaaaacaggcagTAGATGCAAAAGTTCACTAATATAAATTCGATGAACAGTCAAACAGATGAAGAAACTCCATAAAACATATTACATAATAGGGTGAGCTGtatgtataaaatataaaatatttgtattcacgCAGTAAAACAAGTGAGAACGGTGTATGTTCTACATTGTGTTGAGtgatgaaggaggagaacaGAATAAGGCTCATTATTCTGAGAGGCTCTGTTGTTCAGGCTTTGGGTTCAACATTGTATCTAATCGCCAACAAAGATTGACCCTTGGAATGCAGCATAATCCGACTATCTGCTCTGCAGTGCTGACACGAAATCCTTTGTCATGCTTAACATTAAAGGAACAGGACAGCCAGTGTAAGAAATCAGGTCAGTGGCTAGTCCAGACAAAAACGTCATATTATTAGTGGCTGCATGCACagcaaaacatttacaaatgttttaatctttaattaGTGACCACATGCTGGAGAATTGAGTAGCTAAAGAGCCAGGACTTTTTTTCTCTAAACAAGAGCTAAAAGAAGGTGATCATTGGATATGACGGCTAATAAATAACATGTTGAATGATATgttgttaaaataaacatgaaaatgtgtgaatgtgtgtgcgctAGCAGTGATGAATGTCCAAGCACTAGTGCATGTCCCAACATCATCATGTCAGGGCCCAGGTCACCAGACGGCCCTGCACCAAGCTGCCATGGTGGGAAACAGTGATGCCATGACTGCTCTGATTCAGGGAGGCTGTGCTTTGGACCTGCAGAACAGGGTGAGTGGTGGGCACACTCAGCATTTCAAATCTCATTCATTCACCAACAGAACAATTTGTAATTAGAGCATTGTGTCCAATATGTGTTTAAGGATGGCAACACAGCACTGCATGAGGTGTCTTGGCATGGTTTTTCTCAGTGCGTCAAACTGCTGGTTAAAGCAGGAGCTGCTGTGCACATCATGAACAAGGTaggataataacaataattataataattataaaaataatcataCATTTTATTGATCCCCACCGGGAAATTGTTTGTTTTAGAATTCTTATAATTTTAACAAGAGTTACACTGTGGACCAGAAATTCAGCCAAATATACTAATCATCAGTGACTGTCAAAACTCTCTGATGAAATCATAATGTCTGCAAAAAGCTCCTTTTATAGATAATGGTATCCAACTATTAACCCAATGTAAATCGACACTAGTAACTGTATTAAGTTGATTCAGGCAGGAAACACAGCACTTCACCTGGCCTGTCAGAATGCACATGCTCAGACTGCTCGGGTATTGCTGCTCGGAGGATCCAACCCAGACACCAAGAATAACGTGAGTTGTCCAGCATGCCACAATACACCAAACACTTCTGAGAGACTGAAAAAGTAGTGGACTCAGACTTTGACTATGAGATTGTCCATGTACCATGTACCATGAACTGTTGAACAATTCACAACAGTATAGGACTAAACAAAGAACTCTGCTTTGGTTCCAGGTAGGTGACTCCTGCTTGCATGTAGCTGCTCGCTACAACAACCTGACCCTGGTGAAAATCCTGTTAAACTCAGTGTGCtctgtgacagagagaaaccAGGTGCAGTATATCAGTCATCAACACTATATTCAGAAGGATTTTATGGtctgtattttctatttacaGTTTCAGCTTTATATATATCTCAATATACCTTAATCCACACACTGACAATGCAATAATACCAGAGGCACTCTGAAATTGATATTCACATCTCACTGAACGTCTGCACGTATAGTTCAGCTGCCATTTAGGCTCCCCCTTTGTGAGCAAGGAACCCCCCCAGTGGCAGTTGACATCTTTGCCCACCTCTGTTCTGCTCTACATGAGGTGCAACAGCTCCACAAGATGAAGATGCAGCTGCGATTGTTCATTCTTCATTGACCTCCATCTATGTGGAATACTCATAGACACTAGTACACATAATAACAGTGTTGTCTGTGTACATCTTAAATATTTGCATCCTATCCAATATAAAGGTTAACAAGGCTACATTAATAGAACatgtaaaacatattttctgttgcatattagttttatatAATTGTAATTTCTACAAGACTGGGTTGGTGTTGGTATTTTCCTGTAGGGAGGGGAAACCGCTCTACATGTGGCTGCTGCTCTGAACCATAAGAAAACAGTTCAGCTCTTACTGGAGGCAGGGACTGATGGGAAAATCAGAAACAATGTAAGTTCCCTTTTACAAGTTAAACGCCATACATAATGTCTCAAATATCTGATTACCTATCTTAGATTTACATCCAATTCTGACACACCTTGGAGCTCCAATGTCAAGAGTAACATCATTAAGAAGGCTAAACCTGCACCACAAAGTATTTGTATGTGCCCACAACACTACTCAAGTTGATCTTTTAGGGAATAGTCGTTTCACAACAACTCTTGCCAAAGGTCATGAAAACCAGATCCAGGATATTTCAGAAAGAAATATTTTGGATTGTTGCTATAGGTCATGAAATGTCAGTGTTTTTTCCTGTGTACTGTATGTAACATACCTTCCAGGCAGGTAAAACAGCACTGGACAAGGCCAGAGACAACAATCATAAAGAGCTGGCAATTCTTCTGGCCAGGGCACCTCAGGTTAGTCTTCTCAATATTAGAATCTTATTACCTTATCTTTTATTAGCccccgttttttttattagaaaaataatttgaatcCAGACATGTTTGATAGCACGAGTAGCCATGTTGTTTGGCATTCAGGCTTTTTGATTGGTATCTCCTCAGGTACATCGCTTCATGAGAGGAAGAACAATAAGGAAACGAAGAGAAAGATTGATATCTGAGCGCAGGTCCCAGTCTTTCACCAGAGTAGAAATACTGCCCAATAAAGTAAGAAACATATGAGGATGGGTGTCATGAGAGTAGGGGCGATGgtcaatttaaatcaaatctttaacatttcatttttttaaattttttttttaattaataaaaaagccgTTCCTTATTCTGTGTCTCCTGAGGAGGACGGCTGTTCTGTGGTGGAGGAATGTCGCAACAGTGAACAAATGCAGAGCCGAACTGCAGCCGAGCGGCAGCCTCAGCGAcgaaggcagcagcagcagctttatcAGAAGACCCCAGCCACAATCGACAACGCTCAcagtcactgcaggagaagagacaggaagcaggTGGGTGAACAACAGGATGCACCAGGACCAGCATGTTCAACTCACATAAAGTTACAGCTGCTTGGCAGCTATTTCATTTTGGTAATTGAAAAGTTGGTCTCATATCCTGCAgataatacaatttgaaatattATGACTCAGAgtatgaaaacataatagtaTTTATTTGCAGAACTGCGGGCTGCAAGTCAATATTTTCTCCCCTCTTAAGATGGCTGTTACTGATTTTAGAGAATTGGGCTGCTGGAAGATGCAAGAtgtacttttttcttttgtgattTTATGACCTCACGAGACCACTATACATGTCTACTCATACGCAATAAATGCTACATGTtaaatagttgtttttttatttacaaaagtTACTGCCTTAGCAGTGAAGGTGATGTATAACATGGatcttttaaaatgttcttgtaGTTGTTTGTGTGGGTCACTAACTAAGCTAAGCTTGTAATGATAACCCGTCTAGTATAGCCAGATTGTAGTTTCCACTTGTTCTAAGACCACCACATATCATGCATAtcatagaaaaaacaaatagGAATTTCATTGAGGAAAGTAAGTTGCAGTTTTTAGTAACAGTGTGTTACTTTCACTCTTCCGAAGACTTTGGACGAAGATGATCCGAGAAATGGAAAGACTGACTTTCACAATAAGAGAGCTCTACTCTGTGATGATGGCTTCACACAGCTTTTCACCCGGTACCGTGATGAGGATGGCAACCTTATACAGGTTAATGAcgaatgacatttttttaactaCAAACATAAACCATTTTTGCAAAGCAGTTGTTCTAAATCGGGGTACAAAGCAAGGGCACATTTTCACGAAACTCATCAAACATTGCCTGTCACTGAGCTTTAAAACATCTTGTTGCTAAAACGTAACATGTTGAGCATTTTCTCTTTAGGCACCAGCCAATGGATGCCACTGTAAGCCCTTCCTGAAGAAGCTGGAGGGTCAAATGAAAGCCACTCAGGAGGAGATGATGCTGCACATTCTCAACGTCCAGGAGCGCGTCAGTAGCCAAATGGGCAAAATGGACCAAAGGAACAGACATCAGGTCTCTTTCCATTTATCTCTGCTAACAGATCATGGTTTCAGACTTCTTTTATACCTTCAGTGCCATAAAATAATGGCTCAACTCATTTGGGTTTTCCAACTTTTTTACCAGTGTCTGTTAATATGAACAATTTCTATGGCATATCTTTAGGTATGCCTATTGGGTTTATACACTCAGCAATCAATTGGTTCCATAAATTCTCACTGGATAACATCAATTAAAGGGAAACTATCATTGTAGAAAATGTATcaaattagttttatttttgttttgttttggcttACTACAATTTAACAAGGATTTCCCCTTTGCAATCCTAAATGTAAATTTTCATGTGAAACAGACAATATATGATATGTTCAAATTGGTTGATTCAGTGTTTTAACAGATTTTCTACTCCTTGGTTTGCACAGATTAAAGTGTTGAACGTTCTGAATGaggaaagagcagcagcagagaaaaagaACATGGTTTATAGGATGGAGCGGAGAGCTGCCCAGGAAAGAGAGGAGGCTCTGAAGACACAGGTATCACTTACTACTTACAGCTGAACCTCGATTTCTTTCCATGCAGAAGCCGCATAGGAGGGCCAGTTTTATCTTGCCATTTAATTCTCAGCCCTTAATAAGATTGATATCTTTGATGCAATGCTAATGCAACTGAGAAATTAGTTATTTGTCTCACAATTTTAACGATGAAATTCTAGAAAGAAATTCTTCAATTAAACTGTACCTTTCTTTGGCACTCCACAGACTGATGCTGTTTAGGTCAAATTTTTGCcttctttataaataaatgttatcaTACAGCAACTTTGTGTCTTATCTCAAGCAGGCAGCAGTGAGTGATGAACTGAAAATGTGGTGGACGTCTCACCTAAACGACATGGACGTCCGAATCCCAGCTAATAGCCAGTATTACAAACTCCTCTCTTCACCATCTGTTGAGATGTCTGAGGCAGACGCTGATATGGAATCACTCCCCCTGCTGTCTCTGGTATCTGGTGACAGCAGCACTTCACTGGCCAACTATGTCAACATCCTGCCAACAAAATCCGGTCAAGGGGACCTTGAGCAGGTGGGGAGGAGGAGATACTTTGAAATGAGACTGGAAAGGTCACCAGGTACGTCCAAGAAAATCTTCAATATTGCAGTTAAATGACCCTTTTTGAAAAGAGGTGTTCATCAGTGTATTAATGGCTGTTATAACTTCATGATCTGTGATTGAAACTgccaaagaaagagaggaagattaCTCATGTAGCCTACTATATGCAAATTAAGAACAGTAATTTAAACtcatttatttaacttaaatGAGTTATGTTGCAAAATGAATGAGTTATGTTGCAAAATAGCATGAATTCAAATTACATTCATCGAGGAAGATCACAGGGAACAATTCATAAAACAGCTAGTAAGTACCGTAAAATTCCAatgaaaaatcaattttttaTTGATATATATCTACTATAAATTAGAAAACACTGTAGAGATGACATGAAATAAAGGGTGAGACAAAGAAGGATTACttgcaataaacacacactgatagaCTGAGTCAGAaattctgagtttttttttattttaactgctTCATTGTTGAAAGCAATTAAAAAAAGCTTGAAACTGAATGAATGATGAATTGTTTGTGTATTGTGTGGTATTTGCCATGAACAGACAACGTTACTTATTGAACATATTCTATTTTCCTTTTGTGTCAAGTagatgaaatatttttttctccaacCCCACTTCTTTCAGATGATTACGAGAACACAGCCCTGTTTTCCCCACCCAGCGGCCACATCAGAGACATCCCGCTTGGCTCTGCTGACCCCATCTGGCAACATTCAGCAGTGCAGGACAGTCCCGTAGCTGCAGTGGTGCCATTGTGTGGGGGGGCCTTCTCAAGCAGCAGCAGTCAGTCCAGCATCAGCGAACAAGGACCTGGACTAATCCCACATCAGGATCGCAGACATGACATGAAACACATGAAACACTTTGGAGAGCTGATGAGTTCCTGCAGGCAAGAAAACAGGCCCAATGAAAGCACCACAACACTGGAATGTTTCATCAAACCCACTGAGCCCTCATTCAACCAGGAGGGGAACTATCTGCATGCTATGGAGGTTAGTGTATTACTGGGTTGGAGGAGGAACTGGCCACCACAGTGAGCAATAAGAGGTTTTTGCTGAACCTGTCAATCAAGCAGATCAATGTTGTATTATGTATAGCCATCATTCTATCAGTAATTATTTTACTCGGATAATAGAGGGCAACATGGAGGGTTTGGTtgttttccagtctttatgctaggCTAATTGCCCCCCCCAGCTGTacttaacacaaagacagacagatgtcAATGTTCTCTTCTTAAtctcagacagaaagaaaataggCACAATTCCCAAAACTTTGGACTGTTCACTTGAGAATTTATATTTATGAACTAAGGAAGCTCTGAATTCATTCAAACTTCATACCTCTACTGTCAGGTGACCCAGCGTTTCTTTGACACGGTGTCAACTCAGTTGGAGCGCTGGTACGAGAGGAAGCTTggggaggtggagcagcagatcGAGCTCAGGGCCCAGCAGGACAGGAAGGAGCTGACGCAACGAATCAGcacgctggaggaggagcttcagaGGCTGAACACCAATGAGAATGCAGACGTCTGACACACCCGCAGAGTCACCAACACAGAAAGAAGAAGGATTTAATTTGTTTCAGTTTAATTGAATATTTATccactcaatcaatcaatcaaaatcaatcaaatcaaaaaaaatcaaaattttatttgtatagcccatattcacaaattacaattcatctcatagggctttaacagggtgtggcatcctctgtccttaaccctcagcaagagtaaggaaaaactactaaaaacccttttaacagggtaaaaatatgtagaaacctcagagagagccacatgtgagggatccctctcccaggacggacagaagtgcaatagatgccacgtgcaggaaaacatcatcaataatcaaagtctctagcagcatttgatgagggtagacatcccgaaggacaaccccaacatgacatgccaagcagtcccgctgcaagcacagtccatggtcagcaaccatccagaccacgatcgaccatccagaccagacgccactccagtcctcagtcaccgtccaccgccgcccaccaggacccatcacaagccaccaccgcggtcctggtccaccgcccgtgcccaatgccaacgcgacacagggtccgccaccagcaccacgatcagcccagaatccgccacaatggatccaccaccgcgacccccggtgtacgatccacaaaccgcaatccatggtgcggccacagaggccctggatctgcgggtgataaagcaaagggattccggggaagggggatagggatggagaagaggaaggagaagctggaaagagaagctccgtgtgtcatgtgtcataaaatagaacaagtaacgttctggcgcactaattagctctaactataagctttatcaaaaaggaaggttttgagtctactcttaaatgaaaagatggtatctgcctcccgaactgaaagtggtagattattccacagccgaggggcttgatggctaaaagctctggctcctactctttttttagagaatttagggacgacaagtaggcttgaattctgggagcggagtgctctagcgggtttataaggtactaacagctctttaaggtaaaaaggcgccatattattaagggccttgaaggtgaggaggagaattttaaattctattctagatttaactggaagccagtgtagcgacgctaatactggagaaatgtgctctcttctctttgttctcgtcaggacacgtgctgcggcattttggacaagctgtagagtctttaacgacttactgctggagccagataataatgaattacaatagtccagtctcgatgtaacaaaggcgtggactagtttttctgcatctttttgggaaaggacatgtctaattttggaaatattacgtaagtggaaaaaagcggtcctagaaatttgttttaagtgagaattaaaggataaatcaggatcaaagatcactcccaagttcctgacggtttcattggaagcaggggcaatgtcgtctagcgcagctatatcattagataatgcatctctaaggtgtttggggccaagtattataacctctgttttgtctgagtttaataagagaaaattgcgggtcatccaggtttttatgtccttgagacatgttcgaagtttagttaattgattactttgttcaggttttattgacaaatataactgggtgtcatccgcatagcagtggaaatttaccgagtgtgtcctgataatgtttcctagtggaagcatatataatgagaataaaattgggccgagcacagagccctgtggaacaccctggttaactttggtgcgcacagatgactcatcattaatttgcacaaattgggagcgatcagaaaaatacgatttaaaccagttaagggcggttccattaatgttaattaactgtttgagtctttgtaataaaatttgatggtcaattgtgtcgaatgctgcactgagatctaacagaacgaggacagacacaagtccctgatctgaggctattaaaaggtcattagtgacttttgccaaggctgtctctgtactgtgattggctctaaaccccgattgaaagtcttcatatatattattttcccggagaaactcacacagctgattggcaacaactttttctaagattttagagacgaaggggagattagatattggtctgtaattggctaaaacctctgggtctagggtgggttttttgagtaggggtttgatgacagctattttaaaagactgtggtacataacctgatgataatgacagattgatgatgttaagtaacgaactatcaattaggggcagaatttctttaagtaatttggtaggaatgggatctaagatacaggttgttggtttagaacctgagattaatttggtaaactgatcacgggtgatcagagagaagctgtctaagtaatgggtaggattctcagccgtttctgagatctctgttgttgggagggtattagtgccaattgagggcaggagatggttgattttatttctaatagtttgaattttatcattaaaaaaggtcataaagatattgctatttagggatcgaggaatactgggttcggtggaggtgtgactacTTATTCAGTACTCAATAAACTAATCTAAAGCAAATGCTTACCTCTTGTCAGGCAATTATTTTGTGTATAACAGGCTACaattttgtaaaaaatgttAACAATTTATTTTGTGAGATTATACCCTTTTAAGCTGTTGTCAACCTGTTTCTCAGGTGGAGCAGCCAGAAGCCTGGTGCAGTAGGTTTCAGGTACAGACAGGTGTGCATAGTTTAACCCAAGATGGAATGTCCAAAATGACATATTTGAGGCTTTAGTTCACAAACTGATGGGCGATGTCATGATGGGTTACCACTTGGTTGACCACAATATTATGCTGCATTTCGGACTGCTTTGAAGTCAATATTTCCCAATCTCCTACTATAAAAAGTACTATGGAACgtcatcaaacaacaaattatATTACTGGGTGGGGATAGAAAAAGAGAATGAAAAGGAATTATCCTGTTATCTCGGGAAAACAAAGGAAATATGATGTATGATTCCATGTCCGTATAGGGCTTCCGCATTATGGTAACACTCTCCATTCATTCGTGAAACAGTTAATAGACACAGTAACAGGTAATAGTGTAGAGATTAGTATGAGGTAGT contains these protein-coding regions:
- the ankrd6a gene encoding ankyrin repeat domain-containing protein 6 translates to MNVQALVHVPTSSCQGPGHQTALHQAAMVGNSDAMTALIQGGCALDLQNRDGNTALHEVSWHGFSQCVKLLVKAGAAVHIMNKAGNTALHLACQNAHAQTARVLLLGGSNPDTKNNVGDSCLHVAARYNNLTLVKILLNSVCSVTERNQGGETALHVAAALNHKKTVQLLLEAGTDGKIRNNAGKTALDKARDNNHKELAILLARAPQVHRFMRGRTIRKRRERLISERRSQSFTRVEILPNKEDGCSVVEECRNSEQMQSRTAAERQPQRRRQQQQLYQKTPATIDNAHSHCRRRDRKQTLDEDDPRNGKTDFHNKRALLCDDGFTQLFTRYRDEDGNLIQAPANGCHCKPFLKKLEGQMKATQEEMMLHILNVQERVSSQMGKMDQRNRHQIKVLNVLNEERAAAEKKNMVYRMERRAAQEREEALKTQAAVSDELKMWWTSHLNDMDVRIPANSQYYKLLSSPSVEMSEADADMESLPLLSLVSGDSSTSLANYVNILPTKSGQGDLEQVGRRRYFEMRLERSPDDYENTALFSPPSGHIRDIPLGSADPIWQHSAVQDSPVAAVVPLCGGAFSSSSSQSSISEQGPGLIPHQDRRHDMKHMKHFGELMSSCRQENRPNESTTTLECFIKPTEPSFNQEGNYLHAMEVTQRFFDTVSTQLERWYERKLGEVEQQIELRAQQDRKELTQRISTLEEELQRLNTNENADV